In Ictalurus furcatus strain D&B chromosome 20, Billie_1.0, whole genome shotgun sequence, the DNA window atgaagagagagaatagagagaaagaataaagagagagaatagagagagggcatagagagagagagtaaagagagagaatatagagaaagaataaagagagagtaaagagagaatagagagagagagagagtaaagagagggaatgaagagagagaaaacagagagagggaatagagagagagagtaaagagagagaataaagagagtgaataaagagagagaataaagagaaagaatagaaagcaagaataaagagggaataaagagagggaataaagagagggaatagagagcaagaataaagagagagagtaaagagagagaataaagagagagagtaaagagagagaatagagagcaagaataaagagagagaataaagagagagagtaaagagagagagagtaaagagagcgaataaagagagagaataaagagagagaataaagagagggaataaagagagggaataaagagagagagtaaagagagagaatagagagaaagaataaagagagagaataaagagagagaataaagagagagagagagagggatggtgagggaacgagtgttattagctgctataacttaagtgagaacaggaactgactcgtTTCTtggacgttccacagcattaaatgtaactataaatggataaaaagtatgatgtgcagttctttaataaatgatcaCTCATAATCGGTTGTATattgctgtgctataagaggGAAAAGCTTGaggatgtgctgttgtaggaaaatatcAGCCAAGACATCTCTATCTCCACCCACAAATTGCAGATTTTCCTGACGGATGTAATGTCCGGATCTGCACCCTGTCCCCGTCCAGGGTCTGATACGTGTCTGACTCTGGCCTGACCTAATGTTCTGTGTTAAACTTTCCGAATCAATGCCATGGTGCTAAAGATGACATTCTGGAATGTGATGGGCTTGGTTTTTCTCCATGGAAAATGTCTTTGTCTTTACGTTTCTCTCAATTTGATCTGTTAAAAGAAACGTCTCTGTAGCGCTGAGAGTGACAGCGTTGATGTGATGAGAGAAACACGACTCTTTCCTGGGGAAGGAAGTTGCGACATATCAACAGAGATTACAGGATGCCAGGAAATACAAAGACATCCAatcactgttcttcagaataCAGAAGTACTCTCCACTGACGTGGAAACCTATCATTAAATTAAACAGTAAGGATCTCGCTTCAGGCAAGAGCATGTAAGGAGCAGCTTAGCGTGCGTGTTTGTGTATGAAGAACATCGGGTGTAAGTTAACCGCAGAGTGTACCTGGGCGTGgagctgtctcactgtgtggatGTAGTTGTTGATGTTGTGTTCGAGGCGGCCCAGCAGTCTGAGCGCACATTCGGCTTGGCTTCCATTCCTGGCCTGGTGAATGTCCTGCGCCAACATCCTCAAAGACTGCAGGATCTCAGCTCTGCGCTCTGGGatctggcacacacacacacacacacacacacaagcagataCAGGTTTTATTCCTCGTGTATCACAGCAACAAAGGAGACTTTTTCTTCTATTTAGGGTCCAAAGCGGTGGTCAGGGTTAACCGGAGGACGCGTACTGACTCACAGGTTTGCTTTTCCAGGTCAATAAGTTAACCCTGATGCAGGGAATTCGGACTGGAGCAGGGAGAAACGCTGCAGGGCTGCACTGGGCCTGTTAGAgacaacacacacccacacaaacacacccacacacacacacacaagttattCTTATTAACCTTGTAAAGACTTTTCAtcgacataattattaatgcagctggTTCATGTCATGCTACACTTAAATCTAACCAAAAGGAaacgttttaaaataaaagcttgtttatatatatgtgtgtgtgtgtgtgtgtgtgtgtgtgtgtgtgtgtgtgtgtagggttagggaaaagtaaagaaagaaatgaaaaaatgtattaaagttaATAAGCCAGAAAAAACCCCCACTCCACAGCTTGTTGCATTTTGTTACAGAGACACCGCAGTAAGAGAAAATTAAAGTTTAAATGAAAcaagttttacctctgactgttaaaaatcactgacaggAGATTCCTTAACGCGCCACTGACACTTACACAAAGAGGTCCTTAAAGAATGCTTCAGCACCGTATCACTCCACGCTGCTCAGCTCTAAGCTCGAATTGGATTCTGCCTCAGTGTGGCAAAGAGCATGccaaaattaatgaatgtaaatgtaaaaaaaaaaatgttaaaaaaaaaatcgatcaAAGATTGATACGTTCACAGGCATGGAGGATTGAAAGAGAAATAATCACAACTTTATCATGCTGCTTTTAGGAATCTGGTGTGAAACTAGAGCAGTCACAAAAGAGCTTTTCacggggggagaaaaaaatccAGGTTTTTATCATCTCACCAGGTCTTGCTGCAAATCCTTCACCTTGTTCATGACCTTCCTCGCCTCGCTGACACACACAAAGTCCAGAGGTTTGGCTTCGGGGTGAGGTAGTTCGGACAAAACCAGGCTCAGCAGGAGAAACAGAGCTTCTGCAGACGCAGACATGGCAAAGATGAACGAGACAAACGAGACAAGCAAGACACACCCgaaatgaataatgaatcaAATGGCAAGCAGAATTCTTCCCTCTCAACCTCAGGAAGTCGTATCTTAGAACCTGCTTTGAGAACGCTTAAAAGTTCTGTGTAACAGAGCTTACCGTGTGTAGTTTCAAACCTGATTTGATCACTCATTCTACGCTTTCAATCGAGCTTGTAAGTACTCGTTTGTAGAGGGATGTGATTAGTTCGCATTAGTATTAATGCAATCCGATTACATTATAAAATCACGTGAGGATGTATCGATCAACTCCGGTGTCGAACTcagtttcccagaatgcactgctgcctacaaatatggccgccccagactacacttcccagaacaCTTTTGATTACACTCACCTGCTGCCAGTCCTACCCAGCACATAAGTgggactcacacacacactttacaaagTAAtgccccaccccccaccccccctgaGACCCATGTGCACCATGTCTGCCAAGTCCTTGAACATCTCCTACAGAACCAGATATTTGTTAAAGGAGAGAAATGTGTATTCAATAGGTACAAGATTTCTTTCCTGGGGTATTTCATCAGCCCTGATGGGGTAATCATGGACCACACGTTTCTCGGCTTTGCGAGACGGGCGTCGGAGCTGTCCATTCACAGCGGTTCAGGGACCAACCCAAACTTCACCCTGTAGCCTTCTTCTCCACGAAGCTATCTCCAGCTGAGCAAAACTATGACATTCAGAACCAGGAACTACTGGCCATGAAACGGGCGCTCGAGGAATGGTGTCACTGGCTGAAGGGGGACCCCCCCTTTCACCATATTTACTGACCATCAGAACCTCGAGTATTTCATGACAGCTAAAACACCAATCTGAACCACGACCAAGCCCACTGGGCCCGGTTCCACTTCACCCTTTCCTATAGGCCTGGCTCCAAAAACATTTAAGTTGACTCTCTGCCCCATCTGTATGCAGCTAGCCCTCGAAGAGACAATGAGGAGCACATCCTTCCTGCTTCATGGGAGCCGTCACTTGGGACACTGACCAAGAAATCGCAAGCACCCCAATATAGCAGATTCCCTGTTCGTGCCTGCGACGCTGCAGGACAAACTCATAACTTGGGGGAATACCACCGTAGCCACTGGTGACCCAGGTATTAAATGAACTTACCCTCTGTTTCGGGGCAaatactggtggcccaacatgttAGGTGACGTACATTGGTTCGTCTCATCATGTACTGCTTGTGTCCAAGCCAAGGTACGTCAAACCCGCTCGCTGGCAAACGCATGCCTCTGCACATGCCACAGTGCCACTGGTCTCACCTGGCTGTGGATTTCATCACCagccctaatcctaaccctaaccctgaatCCCACAGTAACACCGTCATCTTGGTTATCACTGACCGATTCTCGAAATCTCTGCGTCTCCTCCCACTTGGTTTACATCTCGAGTACGGTCTAGCTTCACGGAAAATCTGGGTGTGACTGTGAGTCTGACCTCGGTATACTATCCACAGACCAACGGACTGGTAGAGAGAACCAACCAAGAAATCGGCTGACCCTCAGAACCTTCTGTGCCGAGAACCAGGAGGATCGGGAGCAGGTCCTGCTGTGGGCTGAATATGCCCAGGACCCCCGGAAGCACTCAGCAACTCAATTAACCCCCTGA includes these proteins:
- the thpo gene encoding thrombopoietin; this translates as MEDDQRVCRAHAFTQALFLLLSLVLSELPHPEAKPLDFVCVSEARKVMNKVKDLQQDLAQCSPAAFLPAPVRIPCIRVNLLTWKSKPIPERRAEILQSLRMLAQDIHQARNGSQAECALRLLGRLEHNINNYIHTVRQLHAQSGLDGPKVPEISVQSVTQDLSRVLQHFDRLISRKLEWLVSEMAKECETKTDT